In the genome of Nonomuraea sp. NBC_00507, the window CCCTCGTCGAGGCCGCCACGCTGGCCGGCGCCGTGCAAAACCCCGCCAGGACCGACCCCAACGTCGGCCCCGAGTCGCGGGAGCGGCTGCTGCAGCGGCGTAACACCGTGCTGGACCGCATGGTCCAGATCGGCAACATCACGCCGCAGGAGGCCGCCGAGGCCAAGGTGAAGAAGCTGGGATACAAGGACGTCGAGTTCCCCGGCGGCTGCGAGGCCAGCAAATATCCGTACTTCTGCCTCTACGTCCAGTACGAGATCCTCAACAACGAGGAGTTCGGCAAGAACCCGGACGAGCGGAGGAAGCTGCTCCAGCGGGGCGGTCTGACGATCAAGACCACCATCGACCCCAAGATGCAGGCCGCCGCCGACAAGGCCATCAAGGAGTTCGTCTCCCGCAAGGACAAGCCCGTGGCCTCGCAGGCCATGGTCGTCCCCGGCACCGGCGAGATCAAGGCGATGGCCGCCTCGCGGACGTTCGGCGGGAGCAAGAAGAAGAACGAGATGAGCTACAACATCGTGGCCGACGCGGCACACGGTGGCGGCACCGGCTTCCAGCAAGGCTCGACCGCCAAGGTCTACACGCTGGCCGCGGCGCTGGAAGAGGGCTTGAAGTACGGCGACGGCTTCCCCGCGCCCGCCGGCTACCGGGCGGGCGGTTACAGCACGTTCAAGAACTGCAAGGGCCAGAACGTCGGCGACCCGTCGCACGAGGTGCGCAACTCCAGCGAGGGCGGCGGCGGCTTCAAGACCCTGGAGAGCGGCACGTGGGGCTCGGTCAACACGTTCTTCATCAAGCTCCAGGAGAAGGTCGGGCTCTGCAGCGTGGTCAAGATGGCCAAGAAGCTCGGGGTCAAGCGGGCCGACGGCCAGAAGCTGTCTGAGGTGGAGACGTTCACGCTGGGGGTCAACGAGGTCGATCCGATCACGATCGCCAGCTCCTACGCGGTCTTCGCCTCGCGCGGGCAATACTGCAAGCCGCTGGCCATCACCGAGATCAAGGACAGGAACGGCAAGGCCAAGCAGTACAAGCCCAAGTGCTCGCAGGTCCTGGAGGAAGAGGTCGCGGACGCGGTCAACGGCATCCTGTCCGGCGTGTTCACCAAGGGCACGATGCGCGAGGTCGGCGGCATCGGCCGGGACGCGGCGGGCAAGACCGGCACCACCGACAACTACATGTCGGCCTGGTTCGCCGGCTACACGCCGAACCTGGCCTCAGCGGTCAGCCTGGGCGACCCGCGCGGCGCCTCCGGCCACAAGCTGACCAGCATCACGATCGGCGGACGCTACTACTCGTACGTGTACGGGGCGTCCATCTCGGGGCGGATCTGGAAAGAATCCATGATCGACGCCTTGAAGGGGATCGAGGCGGTCGACTTCACGCCGGTGGACCGATCGCGCTTCGGCGGGTGCACGGAGCAGTGTGCGCCCAAGCCCAAGAAGGAGAAGAAGGACGAGGAAGGGCCCAGGGACGGCGACCCGTTCGACATCTTCGACCCGCCGGACAACGGCGACGGGCCGCCGGAGGGGGACGGGCCGGGCAACAACGGCGACGGGCGCGGCCGCGGCGGCGACGCCGGCCCCATCGTCGTCCCCGGCGACTGAGCCGGTCACCCACCACGGGCCTGCGCGAGACCCGGCCAGGGGCCTGCGCGAGACCCGCCACGGGTCAGCAGGCCCAGCCGCAGGTCTCCGACGCTGTCGGCCGATCATCGCCACCGCTTACCGGGGCCGCATCGCGATCGCCACCGCTCACCGAGGACCCATCGCGATCGTCACCGCCGCTTCCTGCACCTCGTCCCGGCCTCGCCCCCTGAGGGCCCTGCACCGAAGCGCGGCGAGTGGCGACGAACGCAGGCGATCGTGCCGACCGGCGGCGGCGAAGCGGGCCTGTACAGCGGTGGCGGGCGTCAGCCGGCGACCAAAGGGGCCCTGGCGGCCAAAGGGGCCCTGGCGGTGGCGGGCGTCAGCCTGCGGCCAAGCGGGCCCGGACGGTGGCAGCCACCCGACCCCCCTCGGCCCTCCCCGCGACCTTCGGATTGACGACCTTCATGACCTGGCCCATGGCCTGCGGCCCGGAGGCGCCGGCCTCGGCGATGGCGGCGTCGACGAGCTCGACCAGCTCCTCGTCGGACAGCTGCGCCGGCAGGTAAGCCTCCAGCACCGCCTGCTCGTCCAGCTCCGCCTGCGCCTGCTCGGCGCGCCCGGCGTTGCTGAACGCCTCCGCCGCTTCCCGCCGCTTCTTGGCCTCCTTGGTCAGCACCTTGATGATCTCGTCATCCGAAAGCTCCCTGGCCTGCTTGCCAGCGACCTCCTCGACGTTCACCGCGGCCAGTGCCATGCGAATCGTCCGGAGACGGACCTCGTCCCGGCTCTTCAGCGAGGCCGTCAGATCGGCCTTCAGCTTGTCTTTCAATGCGCTCATGCGGTCCATCTTGCCGCCTGCGCGGACACCTCGCGCCGGATGTCGGGCATCATGAGTAGGTGAGGAAAGCCGTCGCAGTACCTCTGTCCATGCTCGGTCTCGGCCTGGCCGGGCTGGGTTACGCCTCTGTGGTGGAGCGCAACTCGTTCCGGCTGCGCCGCTTCGACGTGCCCGTGCTCGAGCGCGGCCAGCGTCCCGTGCGCGTCCTCCACCTGTCGGACCTGCATCTGACGCCACGCCGCACGATGCTCATCAACTGGGTCCGCTCGCTGGGCGCGCTCAAGCCGGACCTGGTCGTCAACACCGGCGACTCGATCGCCCACCCGGACGCCGTGCCCTCGCTCCTCCACGCCCTGGAGCCGCTGCTGTCCCGCCCGGGCCTGTTCGTCTACGGCTCCAACGACCTCTACGCCCCGAAGCCGAAGAACCCGGCCCGCTACCTGTGGCGCACGTCCAGAAACGAACGCCGCCAGCACATACCCAACCTCCCCTGGGAGGAACTGGGGGCAGGCATGGCGTCCGAGGGCTGGCTCGACATGAACAACACCACGGCCCGCATCAAGGTGGCCGACCTCGACGTGGCAGTGGCCGGCATCCACGACTCCCACATCTCCCGCGACCGCTACGACCTGGTGGCCGGACCCGCCCCGGCGGACGCCGACCTCCGCCTGGGCGTCATGCACTCGCCGGAGCCCCGCAACATGAGCCTCTTCGCCGCCGACGGCTACCAGCTCCTGCTGGCCGGCCACACCCACGGCGGCCAGCTCTGCATCCCGTTCTACGGCGCCCTGGTGACCAACTGCGGCATCGACCGCGCCAGGGTGAAGGGCTTGAGCCACCACGAGTCCGCCTGGCTCCACGTGTCCGCCGGCCTCGGCACCTCCCCGTACGCACCTGCCCGCTTCGCCTGCTTCCCCGAGGCCTCCCTCCTCACCCTCGTCCCCCGGAGATAAAGGCGGTCACAACCACCTTGAGAGTCCGCTAGACTTTTCCAAGCACGCGCAAGACCGGCGTGCGCCGGGGTGTAGCGCAGCTTGGCAGCGCGCTTCGTTCGGGACGAAGAGGTCGTGGGTTCAAATCCCGCCACCCCGACCCAGCTCAAAGGCCACTTCCAATCGCTGGAAGTGGCCTTTTTGATCTTCTGGCAGCTACTTCGGCAGCAGTTGCGGCTACCGGTCCAGGCTGTCACCGAGACGCTTGAGCGCCTTCCTGGTCTCCTCGGACGGGACATGGGTATAGATCTCCATCGTGACCTTGATATCGCTGTGCCGCAGGATTTGCATGGCCACCCTCGGGTGAACGTCCAGCGCGGCGAGAAGAGACGCGCACGTGTGGCGCGTGTCATGAATCGTGATCTTCCGGACTCCAGCCTTCCGGCATCGGGTATCGAAGCGCCGGTTGAAGTTCCTCGGCTCGAACGGCGTGCCGTACTCAGTGGTGAAGACGAACCCGGAGTCGATCCAGGCGTCTCCAGCACGGTCTTGGGCA includes:
- a CDS encoding transglycosylase domain-containing protein, which codes for MQAQRKDRSNPILALLRLIIAGTAAGVLAAAVALPAVGGAGVSAKSAVEALDLKPEELDEPPLPERTILQDANGKEIGRFYYENRQSVRLDQVAPIMRTALIAIEDFRFYQHGPIDVEGTARALLKNLTQGGVTQGGSSITQQYVKQVLVNKAETPEEQAAAIAPTLSRKLAELRYAMAIEEKYAKDQILEKYLNIAYFGAGAHGIQAAAKRFFDKPASELTLVEAATLAGAVQNPARTDPNVGPESRERLLQRRNTVLDRMVQIGNITPQEAAEAKVKKLGYKDVEFPGGCEASKYPYFCLYVQYEILNNEEFGKNPDERRKLLQRGGLTIKTTIDPKMQAAADKAIKEFVSRKDKPVASQAMVVPGTGEIKAMAASRTFGGSKKKNEMSYNIVADAAHGGGTGFQQGSTAKVYTLAAALEEGLKYGDGFPAPAGYRAGGYSTFKNCKGQNVGDPSHEVRNSSEGGGGFKTLESGTWGSVNTFFIKLQEKVGLCSVVKMAKKLGVKRADGQKLSEVETFTLGVNEVDPITIASSYAVFASRGQYCKPLAITEIKDRNGKAKQYKPKCSQVLEEEVADAVNGILSGVFTKGTMREVGGIGRDAAGKTGTTDNYMSAWFAGYTPNLASAVSLGDPRGASGHKLTSITIGGRYYSYVYGASISGRIWKESMIDALKGIEAVDFTPVDRSRFGGCTEQCAPKPKKEKKDEEGPRDGDPFDIFDPPDNGDGPPEGDGPGNNGDGRGRGGDAGPIVVPGD
- a CDS encoding GatB/YqeY domain-containing protein, which encodes MSALKDKLKADLTASLKSRDEVRLRTIRMALAAVNVEEVAGKQARELSDDEIIKVLTKEAKKRREAAEAFSNAGRAEQAQAELDEQAVLEAYLPAQLSDEELVELVDAAIAEAGASGPQAMGQVMKVVNPKVAGRAEGGRVAATVRARLAAG
- a CDS encoding metallophosphoesterase, which produces MLGLGLAGLGYASVVERNSFRLRRFDVPVLERGQRPVRVLHLSDLHLTPRRTMLINWVRSLGALKPDLVVNTGDSIAHPDAVPSLLHALEPLLSRPGLFVYGSNDLYAPKPKNPARYLWRTSRNERRQHIPNLPWEELGAGMASEGWLDMNNTTARIKVADLDVAVAGIHDSHISRDRYDLVAGPAPADADLRLGVMHSPEPRNMSLFAADGYQLLLAGHTHGGQLCIPFYGALVTNCGIDRARVKGLSHHESAWLHVSAGLGTSPYAPARFACFPEASLLTLVPRR